In the Parashewanella tropica genome, AATACGAAAAGATAAATCAGCTTCTAAATTTGCAGTAACCTTAGCTGGAAAATTCCTTTGAGTTAATTGCTTCGAACTTGGAATGGTATAGAGCTTGACCGGTTGGACAACATGTTGTTCTGTGACTGTTTGCTCTTCATTTCCACAAGCAGTAAGCCACGCTGTAGCAGTAAGAATAAGTACCGCATTGAGCGCTGATTTCATAGTTAATTTTCCAGAGTTTAAAGTAATAGCCCTAAAGTATACGCAAGAGTGCTGTTGCACAAAATGGAGTTTAATGGGAACATCTGTTGCAATAAGCGCAACGAAGTACAACCTGCAAATAAAATGAAAACAGAAGATATCTCACTTTTTCACCGTATCGTGGAGTCTGGCGGTATAAGTGACACAGCAAGCCTGCTTAACACACCAAAATCAACCATCAGTCGGCGCTTAAAAAGTTTAGAAGATGAGCTTTCTACAAAATTATTTCACCGCTCCGGCAGAGAACTAACTTTAACCACCGCAGGTAGTAAATTTTATCAAGCAACGCTCGACACCATAAAAGAGTTAGAACTTGCGGTTAGTGATATTGCTCACAAAGACTCGAATCTTACAGGTAGCCTGAAGGTTCAGATTTTGCCTCTACCAGATATGATCCCGCTGTTTAATATCATATTGAAATTTATGGAAAAGCACCCCGACTTAGAGTTAGAGCTATATACCATTCCAGAAGCTATCGATATGATCAAACATGGTATCGATGTGTCTTTTAGAATTGAAGCTCAGGTCGAAGGTATCGATTTAGTCGCCAAGCCTATTTTAGAATCTAACCTCTTCTTTTATGCAAGCCCGGATTATTTAGCAAAGCACGGAGAACCTCAAAAAGCGGCTGATTTTGCTAGTCACGAATTTATCATCTATCGATTTTTAGATTCGCATATTCTCAATGAAATCCCCCAAATTGACGACATAATAGGCATGAAAGTGTCAGGACAAATCCACACCAACAACATTATTTTTGCAAGGCAAGCTGCGATTCAAGGTCGAGGAATTGTGTGTTTACCTGAGGATCATGCTAAAGGCGCTCTTGAAAGACATGAGTTAGTGAAATTGTTACCTGATACAACTGTAGATAAAGGCTCTTATTATATTGTTTATCCTTCTCGAATGTACTTAAGCCAAGCCGCCAATATGTTTATAGATTACGTTATTGAGGAAATAAGCAAACTAAGTCCAACTGATATGGATGATTGTATTATGAAAATGTTTCCGCTTTGATACAAAGTCTGAAAGTCATAAAATATAATCGTTACACTTACATCGTACTGATAGATAAGTACCAAATATAATGGTTTAGCTAAATGAAAACTGAAGATATTGCGCTATTTCATAAAATCGTAGAACACGGTGGAGTTAATGAAGCTTCTAATTTTTTGTATTTACCTAAATCGACCATCAGTCGTAGACTCAAAAATTTAGAAAATGAAATCTCTGTCAAACTGTTTCATCGAGCAGGAAGAGAATTAACTCTGACTTCAGCAGGTAGTACCTTCTATCAACAAACCTTATCTATGCTCAATGAGCTTGAAACAACCATCAGCGAAATCAAACACGAAGATACACCATTAAAAGGAACATTGAGAATACAGCTATTTCCTGTTCCTAACTCAACACCTTTGTATGAAGTTATCTTGGAGTTCATAGAACAAAACCCAGATGTAAATGTAGAGTTATATTCATCAGCGGAATCATTAGATATTGTAAAATACGGGATTGATGTTGCATTTAGAGCCGATTTTCAAGTGAGAGATGCAGAGTTAGTTGCTCGCCCATTATTTGAAACAAAGGTCTACTTCTTTGCAACACCTGAATATATAAGACAACATGGTCAACCATCAGATCTTGAAGATTTACAAAACCATACATTTATAGTTCATAGGTTTTTAGACTCCAGTCAATTTGACATTTTGCCAGAAATAGAT is a window encoding:
- a CDS encoding LysR family transcriptional regulator, which produces MKTEDISLFHRIVESGGISDTASLLNTPKSTISRRLKSLEDELSTKLFHRSGRELTLTTAGSKFYQATLDTIKELELAVSDIAHKDSNLTGSLKVQILPLPDMIPLFNIILKFMEKHPDLELELYTIPEAIDMIKHGIDVSFRIEAQVEGIDLVAKPILESNLFFYASPDYLAKHGEPQKAADFASHEFIIYRFLDSHILNEIPQIDDIIGMKVSGQIHTNNIIFARQAAIQGRGIVCLPEDHAKGALERHELVKLLPDTTVDKGSYYIVYPSRMYLSQAANMFIDYVIEEISKLSPTDMDDCIMKMFPL
- a CDS encoding LysR family transcriptional regulator; translated protein: MKTEDIALFHKIVEHGGVNEASNFLYLPKSTISRRLKNLENEISVKLFHRAGRELTLTSAGSTFYQQTLSMLNELETTISEIKHEDTPLKGTLRIQLFPVPNSTPLYEVILEFIEQNPDVNVELYSSAESLDIVKYGIDVAFRADFQVRDAELVARPLFETKVYFFATPEYIRQHGQPSDLEDLQNHTFIVHRFLDSSQFDILPEIDGISGIKMKGCVHTNNLEFAKQAALKHKGIIDLPLEYVQKEVEEGKLVQVLPSKYFYSGKYCIAYPSRAFLSHAASKFVDYIIDYMEGLTEEDVETILNSNQI